In the Theobroma cacao cultivar B97-61/B2 chromosome 1, Criollo_cocoa_genome_V2, whole genome shotgun sequence genome, one interval contains:
- the LOC18611833 gene encoding NAC domain-containing protein 82 translates to MGKNLLAPGFRFHPTDVELVKYYLERKVLGKKLAFEAIAELDIYKYAPWDLPAFSCLKTGDLKWFFFCPIEKKYARGARFNRAAMYGYWKTTGKDRTVTYKDAVVGMIKTLVFHQGKAPSGDRTDWVMHEYRLEEKELADRGVVQDTYVLCVVFKKDGMGPRNGAQYGAPFKEEDWSDDEDVNLVGTGFLSGMSTLAVGGASSSCVPENLCAGASVASSGLYTLPRVVHTNAAASVTTDIDCNANAAPTVVDAPQVPVVVDKAVPASTEAPQLAQGPQVQESNDDIVSMLEFFREDDAFIMYDNGQVTGTANDCFFEAPQVSDDDDISSMLASFTEDDNLNCVLYPFE, encoded by the coding sequence ATGGGTAAAAACTTGTTGGCTCCGGGGTTTCGATTTCACCCCACTGATGTTGAACttgttaaatattatttggaGAGGAAGGTATTGGGCAAGAAGCTTGCTTTCGAAGCAATTGCTGAGCTTGATATATACAAATATGCACCCTGGGATCTACCGGCTTTCTCTTGTTTAAAGACAGGGGATCTGAAATGGTTCTTCTTTTGTCCCATTGAGAAGAAATATGCCCGAGGGGCTAGATTTAATCGGGCTGCCATGTATGGTTACTGGAAAACCACTGGAAAGGATAGAACTGTTACATACAAAGATGCAGTTGTGGGGATGATAAAAACTCTAGTTTTTCACCAAGGTAAAGCTCCAAGTGGGGACAGAACAGATTGGGTAATGCATGAATATAgacttgaagaaaaagaattggcTGACAGAGGGGTTGTTCAGGATACATATGTGCTTTGTGTTGTTTTCAAGAAGGATGGTATGGGCCCAAGAAACGGTGCCCAATATGGAGCACCATTTAAGGAGGAAGATTGGAGTGATGATGAGGATGTAAATTTGGTTGGCACTGGCTTTCTTTCTGGCATGTCTACGCTAGCCGTCGGTGGTGCTAGTAGCTCGTGTGTCCCGGAGAACCTTTGTGCTGGAGCATCTGTTGCATCAAGTGGGTTGTATACTCTACCTCGAGTGGTTCATACTAATGCTGCTGCTAGTGTTACCACTGATATTGATTGTAATGCTAATGCTGCCCCTACAGTTGTGGATGCTCCTCAAGTTCCGGTGGTTGTTGATAAGGCTGTTCCTGCATCAACGGAGGCTCCTCAACTTGCTCAAGGTCCTCAGGTTCAAGAATCAAATGATGACATTGTATCAATGTTGGAATTCTTCAGAGAAGATGATGCATTCATTATGTATGACAATGGTCAAGTGACTGGTACTGCTAATGATTGTTTCTTCGAGGCTCCTCAAGtttctgatgatgatgatatttcatCCATGTTGGCATCCTTCACGGAAGACGACAATTTGAACTGTGTGTTGTATCCCTTTGAATAA